The Mesomycoplasma flocculare ATCC 27399 genome includes a window with the following:
- a CDS encoding P97 family adhesin, whose amino-acid sequence MAKSKNPIVMTATAITGIAVFATTIGLVTRISYTGKNPRAELESLVSRVKHVAFKSDVFDNSTTYKQIKEMLFDETGKLKAGIDLKKFVSFYTTVNSRIHKFDPNFTPNRPFLEFINLIPNDEDESFEIQFRAKHQIDNNYTAYSNILSKKISFVQRSQFALADFNANLEKITKSFEANIQNLRKKDLSSNFASENLAIISQKIPFLTRVEDFAKDINKSGTQEEAIKRISQYFPDFQKLIYELNDDNNNKLPFKKGKIFTFSLEKHAGTNNFITLSADLEPSFLVKAELTNEAKFELKDLNIQEIQMLEKIKLVPSSKTEPEKSQQTETKKENEVKPEVNEIAAQNPTPETTKTVHIASKKPSYFADIDEILSNISIRKLKLSDFKITAKEVTIQSNTTPTSSPLAAVAPSQSGSQPTQATSASSSPSSTSGTSTPQAKPENKKPQLPATQTAKPQGEKPEILPNYFEIYQQKADEFLTEINKKFYQSNQAKSDAVVSKINSQFLINPISLDFGKLSPYFKKSNPEGVSYLFDIANAEIKEENEKTSLAIPVTISIFSSFFGDFNEKLLKQKHDIFVLPNFKTDMQKGSKNQVPQPSLDKDKQTYYLVKSLTKFSEPSQESGKTSENSENSEVKILSSTGYISKQELEALIEQSKKAEARASEPELKKVKVARSLKDTNNQEQTTTTPTANNHGKNQNSQESQPSPAPEKKGEKPQPEPFLEPKYDEIREIIANPFQYGYNFGANEAMLNAWVGKQVFPSPKDFADFKQNNSISSEYQIKSLKSDKFFENDYDVAAFYAYLVQLDPARVLEYFYEIAKANNLIDPSTQLDMQNVKEGNVFFEAEKIKLKTTDQNPVYALDFNSQVLNFDLRGWISNLYLPKNLIDNKINPATEGLNDAKIFGKLSEQNANTELFKQLKESLEKIQKTFKDASASILKESSSSDTNSHSQSSNGLSLTDTKDSEIKKFFKEKTQNFRDLRDVLLAFYYKAKQMNNFSAWKKIGIGNNLDYKIIFEKYNNNSQNSHSNAIPDGVEEYKLVYYYKIFDTKTKKDLYQTPKTTLNLYLSKTPTRTEEYKAKQELNKAILSIPYSYSVFYLKKDQFDKIEDKPKTPPNSNKNGFEQTEGFKKIQQHVASFNKDFEVSVASQKKDPFNPDRIKIVNLQVKPKTIPSKEGKAVVTKNSALQFQVKIILDSDSENPQTTQTQLTGEAKSTK is encoded by the coding sequence ATGGCTAAGAGTAAAAATCCAATAGTAATGACAGCAACGGCAATTACTGGTATTGCAGTGTTTGCAACCACTATTGGGCTTGTAACTAGGATTAGTTATACAGGCAAAAATCCTCGTGCTGAATTAGAGAGTTTAGTTTCCCGGGTTAAACATGTCGCTTTTAAATCTGACGTTTTTGATAATTCTACGACATATAAACAAATAAAAGAAATGCTTTTTGATGAAACTGGCAAATTAAAGGCAGGAATTGATTTAAAAAAATTCGTATCTTTTTATACAACAGTTAATTCAAGAATTCATAAATTCGATCCTAATTTTACCCCAAATCGGCCATTTTTGGAATTTATTAACTTAATTCCAAACGATGAAGACGAAAGTTTTGAGATTCAATTTCGTGCAAAACATCAAATTGACAATAATTATACCGCATATTCAAATATACTAAGCAAAAAAATTTCATTTGTTCAACGTTCTCAGTTCGCTTTAGCTGATTTTAATGCAAATTTGGAAAAAATCACAAAAAGTTTTGAAGCTAATATTCAAAATTTGCGTAAAAAAGATTTGTCTAGTAATTTTGCAAGCGAGAATTTGGCTATAATTTCTCAAAAAATTCCTTTTCTGACTCGTGTTGAAGATTTTGCCAAAGATATTAACAAATCTGGAACTCAAGAAGAAGCCATAAAAAGAATTTCCCAGTATTTTCCTGATTTTCAAAAACTTATTTATGAACTTAATGATGATAATAATAACAAATTGCCTTTTAAAAAAGGCAAAATTTTTACATTTAGTTTAGAAAAACACGCAGGTACTAACAACTTTATTACTCTTAGTGCCGATTTAGAACCAAGTTTTTTAGTTAAAGCTGAACTTACAAACGAGGCAAAATTTGAACTTAAAGATTTAAATATTCAAGAAATTCAAATGCTTGAGAAAATTAAATTAGTTCCAAGTTCTAAAACTGAGCCTGAAAAAAGTCAGCAAACAGAGACAAAAAAAGAAAATGAAGTAAAACCTGAGGTGAATGAAATCGCTGCGCAAAACCCGACCCCAGAAACAACAAAGACTGTGCATATAGCGAGTAAAAAACCATCTTATTTTGCCGATATTGACGAAATTTTAAGTAATATTAGTATCCGAAAACTAAAATTATCTGATTTTAAAATAACTGCAAAAGAAGTTACAATCCAATCTAATACAACACCGACTTCATCGCCCCTTGCGGCAGTAGCACCAAGTCAATCAGGGTCACAACCCACCCAAGCGACAAGCGCAAGCTCTTCACCTTCAAGTACTTCTGGCACATCTACTCCGCAAGCAAAGCCTGAAAATAAAAAACCTCAACTTCCTGCAACACAGACGGCAAAACCACAAGGGGAAAAACCAGAAATATTACCTAATTATTTTGAAATTTATCAGCAAAAAGCAGACGAATTTCTTACTGAGATTAACAAAAAATTTTATCAATCAAATCAGGCAAAATCAGATGCAGTGGTTAGCAAAATAAATTCGCAGTTTTTAATTAACCCAATTTCATTGGATTTTGGCAAATTAAGCCCATATTTTAAAAAGTCTAATCCCGAAGGTGTTAGTTACCTTTTTGATATTGCAAACGCCGAAATTAAAGAAGAAAACGAAAAAACAAGTCTTGCAATTCCCGTAACAATCAGTATTTTTTCAAGTTTTTTTGGCGATTTTAACGAAAAACTTTTAAAGCAGAAACACGATATTTTTGTGCTTCCAAATTTTAAAACGGATATGCAAAAGGGGTCCAAAAACCAAGTTCCCCAGCCAAGTTTAGACAAAGACAAACAAACTTATTATCTAGTAAAAAGTTTAACTAAATTTTCCGAACCTAGCCAAGAATCTGGAAAAACAAGTGAAAACAGTGAAAACAGTGAAGTCAAAATACTTTCTTCAACCGGTTATATTTCTAAACAAGAACTAGAAGCTTTGATCGAACAAAGCAAAAAAGCTGAAGCTAGAGCGAGCGAGCCAGAACTTAAAAAAGTAAAAGTAGCCCGTAGTCTGAAAGATACCAACAATCAAGAGCAAACAACCACAACTCCAACAGCAAATAATCATGGGAAGAATCAAAATTCCCAAGAATCACAACCTAGCCCAGCGCCAGAAAAAAAAGGGGAAAAACCTCAACCTGAGCCGTTTTTAGAGCCTAAATATGACGAAATTAGAGAGATTATAGCAAACCCTTTCCAATATGGTTATAATTTTGGGGCAAATGAAGCAATGTTAAATGCTTGGGTTGGAAAACAAGTTTTTCCAAGTCCAAAAGATTTTGCAGATTTTAAACAAAACAATTCAATTTCTTCTGAATATCAAATAAAATCTTTAAAATCAGACAAGTTTTTTGAAAATGACTATGATGTTGCAGCTTTTTACGCTTATTTAGTTCAACTTGATCCTGCGCGGGTTTTAGAATATTTCTACGAAATCGCAAAAGCAAATAATTTAATCGATCCTTCTACTCAATTAGATATGCAAAATGTAAAAGAGGGAAATGTATTTTTTGAAGCTGAAAAAATTAAACTTAAAACAACAGACCAAAATCCAGTTTATGCTCTTGATTTTAACAGTCAAGTTTTGAACTTTGATTTGCGTGGGTGAATTTCAAATCTTTATTTGCCTAAAAATTTAATAGATAACAAAATAAATCCCGCGACTGAAGGCCTAAACGATGCGAAAATTTTTGGAAAACTAAGCGAACAAAATGCAAATACCGAACTTTTTAAGCAACTAAAAGAAAGCCTTGAAAAGATTCAGAAAACTTTTAAAGACGCTAGTGCGTCAATTTTAAAGGAATCTAGTTCTTCCGACACCAATTCTCATTCTCAATCCAGCAACGGCCTTAGTTTGACGGACACAAAAGATAGCGAGATTAAAAAGTTCTTTAAAGAAAAAACGCAAAATTTCCGTGATTTAAGAGATGTTTTGCTTGCCTTTTATTATAAAGCAAAACAAATGAATAATTTCAGTGCTTGGAAAAAAATCGGTATCGGTAATAATTTAGATTATAAAATTATTTTTGAAAAATATAATAATAATAGCCAAAATTCACACTCAAATGCAATCCCTGATGGTGTTGAAGAATATAAATTAGTTTATTATTATAAGATTTTTGACACAAAAACTAAAAAAGATTTATACCAAACTCCTAAAACCACACTAAATTTATACCTAAGCAAAACACCAACAAGAACAGAAGAATATAAAGCAAAACAAGAACTTAACAAAGCAATTTTATCAATCCCTTATTCATATTCAGTATTTTATCTAAAAAAAGATCAATTTGATAAAATTGAAGATAAACCAAAAACACCGCCAAACAGCAATAAAAATGGATTTGAGCAAACAGAAGGCTTTAAAAAAATTCAGCAACATGTCGCTAGTTTTAACAAAGATTTTGAAGTTTCAGTAGCAAGTCAGAAAAAAGATCCATTTAATCCAGATAGAATCAAAATTGTAAATCTTCAAGTAAAGCCAAAAACTATACCTTCAAAAGAAGGAAAAGCTGTAGTAACAAAAAATTCAGCGCTCCAATTCCAAGTTAAAATTATTTTAGATTCAGATTCAGAAAATCCCCAAACAACCCAAACCCAATTAACCGGTGAAGCAAAATCAACTAAGTAA
- a CDS encoding ATP-binding cassette domain-containing protein has protein sequence MSFSKLFSFAKLKFIAIILIIFIKEAGFLAHIFSYKFIFEFLTEEKPTFDLSLSLTLLIVPLAIFIVFTFLKGWLFSILEMDIRNKLSDIIIKKIQNSDYCDLKFNKNAMLSWFNYDLRQSLEAIESFLNIISPMISIITGVSLMIVLSPRWGWILIITTLFLSFILLLFQKKINKYASDPVMKLSEDSETFSKYNLGLLNSFKAFFFHNKKEKFKQLFYNSYKNFSKNQIKEYKKLTKLNLALTILFNLSIVIVLIELSLLTFYKFYSLTIFLSLLLYSNRFNSDIGNVVLSLFQFKQSGFLLDKIVNEGDLPEQKIVPEEEINKISFENVNFSFDDKIVLDNFNFEFEKNKKYLVSAPNGTGKSTLIKLISGVYNNYQGKIMINNNYDQKNLDQKYLRRQIGFIDNQNLIFESSLKNNITLFDENPDYQKLNLILKSLEIDFELEKEISDSKLSEGQKQKIVFARLKYSPIKFWLIDEAFDNIQKDYSKILISQLLENPEFTVVFISHHISEWQKSNFNQIIELRGNSYEKNS, from the coding sequence ATGAGTTTTAGTAAATTATTTAGTTTTGCAAAACTGAAATTCATAGCTATTATTTTGATCATTTTCATAAAAGAGGCAGGTTTTTTAGCTCATATTTTTAGTTATAAGTTTATTTTTGAATTTCTAACAGAAGAAAAGCCGACTTTTGATCTAAGTTTATCGCTTACCTTGCTGATTGTCCCGCTGGCAATTTTTATCGTTTTTACTTTTTTAAAAGGTTGACTTTTTAGCATTTTAGAAATGGATATCCGCAACAAATTAAGTGATATTATTATCAAAAAAATTCAAAATAGTGATTACTGTGATTTAAAATTCAACAAAAACGCAATGCTATCATGATTTAATTACGATCTAAGGCAAAGTTTGGAAGCCATTGAAAGCTTTCTAAACATAATCTCACCAATGATTTCGATTATTACAGGAGTTTCTTTGATGATAGTTCTATCCCCTAGGTGAGGTTGAATTTTAATTATAACTACTTTATTTTTAAGTTTTATTTTACTACTTTTTCAAAAAAAAATTAATAAATACGCCTCTGATCCGGTAATGAAACTATCAGAAGATAGTGAAACTTTTTCCAAATACAATCTCGGACTTCTTAATTCCTTTAAAGCTTTCTTTTTTCATAACAAAAAGGAAAAATTTAAACAATTATTTTATAATAGTTATAAAAATTTTTCCAAAAATCAAATAAAAGAATATAAAAAACTTACCAAATTAAATCTAGCACTAACGATTTTATTTAACCTGTCAATTGTAATAGTTTTAATTGAATTATCGCTTTTAACCTTTTATAAATTTTATAGTTTAACAATTTTTTTATCCCTACTTTTGTATTCTAACCGTTTTAATTCTGATATTGGAAATGTCGTTCTTAGTCTGTTTCAATTTAAACAATCCGGCTTTTTGCTTGATAAAATTGTTAATGAAGGTGATTTACCTGAGCAAAAAATAGTACCAGAAGAAGAAATTAATAAAATTAGTTTTGAAAATGTTAATTTTAGTTTTGATGACAAAATTGTTCTAGATAATTTTAATTTTGAATTCGAAAAAAATAAAAAATATTTAGTTAGCGCCCCAAACGGAACCGGAAAATCGACATTAATCAAATTAATTTCCGGAGTTTATAATAACTATCAGGGAAAAATTATGATCAACAATAATTATGATCAGAAAAATTTAGATCAAAAATATTTAAGGCGACAAATTGGGTTTATTGACAACCAAAATTTGATTTTTGAATCAAGTCTTAAAAATAATATCACTTTATTTGATGAAAATCCTGATTATCAAAAATTAAATTTGATACTAAAATCATTGGAAATTGATTTTGAACTTGAAAAGGAAATTAGCGATTCTAAACTTTCTGAAGGTCAAAAACAAAAAATTGTTTTTGCGCGACTTAAATACTCACCAATAAAATTTTGACTAATTGATGAAGCTTTTGACAATATTCAAAAAGATTATTCCAAAATTTTAATTAGTCAATTGCTAGAAAATCCCGAATTTACCGTTGTTTTTATTAGCCACCACATCAGCGAGTGACAAAAATCAAACTTTAATCAAATTATTGAATTAAGAGGAAATAGCTATGAAAAAAATAGTTAA
- a CDS encoding ATP-binding cassette domain-containing protein, whose translation MKKIVKLHFFNVFYSLFIFGLVALSIVSQKFLYQSLIENKQIQMIIWLLLEIFAILVSSFLSTLHNSLLSRIFGQASAIELIKKKAEIFDNLTYKEYVKNTPGSYFSLFFNEAFTKGEMFFAFLFHIISIIFPIISILATIFYINPLIGAFVLGLILLWTVFPAFFRKFFSKKIQEQLNSLENFNEEFNKKLAKFEAFLFFNKIHLLKKILKPTARNASFGQKSYRFWNEFNNNINLSIRKLFLILTDLSIILLGIYYKNSAQTIVVLVTINSANQLFINDFNTLIVLMINYLSLKTQFRKSKLNEKSAKKILNFQSFNEKIDLISIENLNFNYQDKLVLKDVNLKIIKGKKYLLQGENGAGKSTFLKILMGIERDYTGKITFNSRDLKSISDENIITNISYLDNNPCLIEGDLDQNISFYSKYEARKIEDLINLVNLAKLKGKILINYCEKSDLSVGQKQLINFASHLIETKPILILDEAFSNLDKTNSQNLLAWLLKQNITLFFIFHNLDQNLISKFDFQLNFSKNQILVS comes from the coding sequence ATGAAAAAAATAGTTAAATTGCATTTTTTTAATGTTTTTTATTCGCTTTTTATTTTTGGCTTAGTTGCTCTTTCAATAGTTTCACAAAAATTTTTATATCAGTCTTTAATTGAAAACAAGCAAATTCAGATGATAATTTGACTTTTGCTTGAAATTTTTGCGATTTTGGTTAGCTCGTTTTTATCAACGCTTCATAATTCCTTACTTTCAAGAATTTTTGGACAAGCAAGTGCAATTGAATTAATTAAAAAGAAGGCGGAAATCTTTGATAATTTAACATATAAAGAATATGTTAAAAACACTCCAGGAAGTTATTTTTCCTTGTTTTTTAATGAAGCTTTTACAAAAGGGGAGATGTTTTTTGCTTTTTTATTCCATATAATTTCAATCATTTTCCCAATTATATCGATTTTAGCAACTATTTTTTATATAAATCCGCTAATTGGCGCATTTGTTCTAGGTCTTATCCTTCTTTGAACAGTATTTCCGGCATTTTTTAGAAAATTTTTTAGTAAAAAAATCCAAGAGCAACTAAATTCACTTGAGAATTTTAATGAAGAATTTAACAAAAAGTTGGCTAAATTCGAAGCTTTTTTGTTTTTCAATAAAATTCATTTATTGAAAAAAATTTTAAAACCAACAGCTAGAAATGCTAGTTTTGGCCAAAAATCTTATAGATTTTGGAACGAATTTAACAACAATATAAACTTAAGCATCCGCAAATTGTTCCTGATTTTAACTGATCTATCTATTATTTTATTAGGCATATATTATAAAAATTCCGCGCAAACAATCGTTGTTCTTGTAACAATTAACAGCGCAAATCAACTATTTATCAACGATTTTAACACCCTTATTGTTCTAATGATTAATTATTTATCCTTAAAAACACAGTTTAGAAAATCAAAATTAAATGAAAAAAGCGCTAAAAAAATCTTGAATTTCCAGAGCTTTAATGAAAAAATTGACCTGATTAGTATTGAAAATCTAAATTTTAATTATCAAGATAAACTTGTATTAAAAGATGTTAATCTTAAAATAATCAAGGGCAAAAAATATCTCCTTCAAGGTGAAAATGGCGCTGGAAAATCGACTTTTTTAAAAATTCTAATGGGTATTGAACGCGATTATACAGGAAAAATCACTTTTAATTCAAGAGATCTAAAATCAATCAGTGACGAAAATATCATTACAAATATTAGCTATCTTGATAACAATCCGTGCTTAATTGAAGGCGATTTAGACCAGAATATCAGTTTTTATTCAAAATATGAAGCAAGAAAAATTGAAGATCTAATTAATTTAGTTAATTTAGCGAAATTAAAAGGTAAAATTTTAATAAACTATTGCGAAAAAAGTGATCTCTCAGTTGGTCAAAAGCAACTAATTAATTTTGCAAGTCACCTTATTGAAACAAAGCCAATTCTAATTCTTGATGAAGCCTTTTCCAATCTTGATAAAACAAATAGTCAAAATCTTCTAGCTTGACTTCTTAAGCAAAATATCACTTTATTTTTTATTTTCCACAATTTAGATCAAAACTTAATTTCCAAATTTGATTTTCAGCTAAATTTTTCCAAAAATCAAATTTTAGTTTCTTAA
- a CDS encoding BC85_0335 family putative methyltransferase yields the protein MPNWKIILLTTGIISFSIAFISLFWTKYKKNQLIKKYSFNLESKDSEKLINIREQVLELNSEIWLIESLEVIINKINKENFKKNLFLENDGLLACLSQKNIKNSQNILAVNYLDQEKFNKNTEKLTISGLNLVSFYEPFFDCILISVKIEAKNILEFLEMLKIGGVLILKYQKNQRRTILKFLKAEKIAFDEYFYYDFLIIEKNKLKFANNI from the coding sequence ATGCCGAATTGAAAAATAATTTTATTAACAACAGGAATTATTTCTTTCTCAATTGCTTTCATTTCACTTTTTTGAACAAAATATAAAAAAAACCAGTTAATCAAAAAATACAGTTTTAATTTAGAAAGCAAGGATTCAGAAAAACTAATAAATATTAGGGAACAGGTTTTAGAATTAAATAGTGAAATTTGATTAATTGAAAGTCTTGAAGTCATTATAAATAAAATTAATAAGGAAAATTTTAAAAAAAATCTTTTCCTTGAAAATGACGGTTTACTTGCTTGTCTTTCTCAAAAAAACATCAAAAATTCGCAAAATATTCTAGCAGTTAATTACCTTGATCAGGAAAAATTTAACAAAAACACTGAAAAATTAACAATTAGCGGACTTAATTTGGTTAGTTTTTACGAGCCTTTTTTTGATTGTATCTTAATTTCTGTTAAAATTGAAGCTAAAAATATCTTAGAATTTTTAGAAATGCTCAAAATTGGCGGCGTTTTAATTTTGAAATACCAAAAAAATCAACGCCGAACAATTTTAAAATTTTTAAAAGCGGAAAAAATAGCCTTTGATGAATATTTTTATTATGATTTTTTAATAATTGAAAAAAATAAATTAAAATTTGCTAACAATATTTAA
- the greA gene encoding transcription elongation factor GreA produces the protein MKKMMNDEILLTEQKLEEIKKELEHLLNVERVNVIQEIKDARSQGDLSENAEYDVAREKQGIIESKIRELETIISRAKIIETNSGSSRVSIGSKVTLENIESHEKQTFQIVSSIDADPFANKISNFSPIAQALLGQDQGDEVEVDVNEKYSVKILEVINE, from the coding sequence ATGAAAAAAATGATGAATGACGAAATCCTTTTAACTGAGCAAAAACTTGAAGAAATTAAAAAGGAACTTGAACATCTTCTCAATGTTGAGCGTGTGAATGTTATCCAAGAAATTAAGGATGCTCGTTCTCAAGGTGATCTTTCAGAAAATGCCGAATACGATGTTGCTCGGGAAAAGCAAGGAATAATTGAATCAAAAATCCGTGAATTGGAAACTATTATTTCAAGAGCTAAAATAATTGAGACAAATTCTGGTTCAAGCAGAGTTTCTATTGGCTCTAAAGTAACTCTTGAAAATATTGAAAGTCACGAAAAACAAACTTTTCAAATCGTCAGTTCAATTGATGCTGATCCTTTTGCAAACAAAATTTCAAATTTTTCGCCGATTGCACAAGCACTTTTAGGCCAAGACCAAGGGGACGAAGTTGAAGTTGATGTAAACGAGAAATATTCAGTAAAAATTTTGGAAGTAATTAACGAATAA